AAAGGCGACGGCCAGGCGGAAGATTACTTCCCCGAAGACCCGGCGGAGCACATGGCCCTCATGATCAAGCACCAGCCCAGGATCGTGTACGACAAGACCGGCAAGCCGGTGGGGCTGACGGCGGATGACATTGCCTCGGTACCCGGAGCGAAACGCGTCGGGCTGCAAGATGGGGATATCGTGCGCTCGGTGAACGGCATCGCCCTGACGGACGAGGCGCAGGTGCTTGGCCTGGTGACTCAGTTGCAGGGCGTGAAGCAACTGGACTTGGCGGTCCAGCGCAACGGCGCCATAACGAAGATCAGCATCCCGCTGGAATAGGCTGCTATCGCGTAAGCCTGGGGTCGGGCTCGAATCGGGTCGCGGCCCCGATTTCAACCCGGCTGAAGTCCGGGTGCCGCGGATTGATGAGGTAATTGTACTCGCCGGGCGTCACCACGCTGGGGACTTTCAGCACCGCCGACGCGTACGAACGCACCCACTGATCACCGAGTTGTTGCGTGGACAGCGCGATCTGAGGGCCATCCCAGCCGGCCCGCAGCACGCTCGTGTTCGCCTCCGCCACGATGGATTCGTCGAAGGTCACGGGTATAAGGACATGGGAACTGCGGATAGTCGCGAGATCGTCCAGATGGACGAGCAACTCCAGCGTTGCGAGGGAACGGGAACTGGAGACATAGACCATGGGGGTACCCGGCGAATTCCACCGCCCGCCAAACTGACGCGCTCCTTCGCCGTCAAAGGCGCTTGAGGCATACTTCGCGCGGGTAATGCGAAAGGCCGTGATGGTCAACTGAAGACGCCATGCTCCATCCGGCCCAGCAAATGCTCGACTTCCTCAGCACCGGGGCCCGTGTCACAGTATTCAAGGGGCGTCTTTCCAACGAGCGCGCGTTTCGGCGTGGAAAACCAGTGGCGGGCTTTTTCCAAATCTTCGAAGATATCCAGGCTGCGCTGGAAGGCCGAGGCAACTCGCAGGAGCCCCTCGGACTCGTCGGGCTTGAAGCGACGTCGCCGCGCCAGGGTACGAAGGGGCACGCCGACCGCCCGGGCCAAGGCATCGTTGGAGACCGAGAGCGCCTGACGCAAGCGATCAAACGCCTCTCGACTCAGGCCGGCACGCATGACGTCTCGTATTCCGTCGAGCGTGGCTTCGGCCCCCTCCATTGGGCGCCCCTCCAGATTTCCAAGTACGCCCCCATACCAGACGGCGGCCCCCTGCGGAACATGAAACACCCACGCGCCGCGTCGGCGGAACGCGGCACTCCGGGCGCGAGCGCTCTTCGCGCCCTCCCAGGGGATCAGTACGAGACCCACGGGATCTTTCAGCTCTTCTGCCATATGTCATAGTATAGCGCGCCATTTGGCTGGCGTCAATTGAGGCCCTGGCTGTCAGCCGAAGAAATGGGTCTTATGGGTCTTATGGGTCTTATGGGTCGTGTGGAACCTCAGTT
This window of the Candidatus Hydrogenedentota bacterium genome carries:
- a CDS encoding RES family NAD+ phosphorylase, translating into MTAFRITRAKYASSAFDGEGARQFGGRWNSPGTPMVYVSSSRSLATLELLVHLDDLATIRSSHVLIPVTFDESIVAEANTSVLRAGWDGPQIALSTQQLGDQWVRSYASAVLKVPSVVTPGEYNYLINPRHPDFSRVEIGAATRFEPDPRLTR
- a CDS encoding DUF2384 domain-containing protein — its product is MGLVLIPWEGAKSARARSAAFRRRGAWVFHVPQGAAVWYGGVLGNLEGRPMEGAEATLDGIRDVMRAGLSREAFDRLRQALSVSNDALARAVGVPLRTLARRRRFKPDESEGLLRVASAFQRSLDIFEDLEKARHWFSTPKRALVGKTPLEYCDTGPGAEEVEHLLGRMEHGVFS